In a single window of the Pseudomonadota bacterium genome:
- a CDS encoding OmpA family protein, which produces MKHAIAAICLGSLLVGCATEGGLSKTQTGAVIGAVLGAAAGNQTGDSSKERRKDRLVGAVLGAAAGAGVGRVLDQQEAELNQALEDERVARQVEVQRVREDLLRLTLDSEVSFDFDSADIKPAFSNSLDKVADVLLKYTESQVRIVGHTDSIGSESYNQVLSERRAAAVERYLVSAGVNPTRLSSSGAGESQPREANDTEAGRQLNRRVEIFIAPNA; this is translated from the coding sequence ATGAAACACGCCATCGCCGCCATCTGCCTCGGATCCCTGCTCGTCGGATGCGCGACCGAGGGGGGGCTCTCCAAAACCCAGACCGGTGCCGTGATCGGGGCGGTCCTCGGTGCCGCCGCTGGCAACCAAACCGGCGACAGCAGCAAGGAGCGGCGGAAGGACCGGCTCGTGGGCGCAGTGCTCGGGGCCGCAGCCGGGGCCGGCGTCGGCCGGGTGCTCGATCAACAGGAAGCCGAGCTGAACCAGGCACTCGAGGATGAGCGCGTTGCCCGACAGGTGGAAGTGCAGCGCGTGCGCGAAGACCTGCTGCGCCTGACGCTCGACAGCGAGGTGTCCTTCGATTTCGACAGCGCGGACATCAAACCGGCGTTCAGCAACAGCCTGGACAAGGTTGCCGACGTGCTGCTCAAATACACCGAAAGCCAGGTCCGCATCGTTGGCCACACCGACTCGATCGGCAGTGAGAGCTACAACCAGGTGCTCTCGGAGCGGCGTGCCGCAGCGGTCGAGCGCTACCTGGTGTCGGCGGGTGTCAACCCGACACGCCTGAGCAGCAGCGGCGCGGGCGAGTCTCAGCCGCGTGAAGCCAACGACACCGAAGCGGGCCGCCAGCTCAACCGACGGGTCGAAATCTTCATTGCCCCGAACGCCTGA